The Flavobacterium jumunjinense genome includes a region encoding these proteins:
- the mnmA gene encoding tRNA 2-thiouridine(34) synthase MnmA produces the protein MKRVVVGLSGGVDSSVAAYLLQEQGYEVIGLFMKNWHDDSVTISNECPWLEDSNDALLVAEKLGIPFQTVDLSEEYKEKIVDYMFNEYEQGRTPNPDVLCNREIKFDVFMKIALSLGADYVATGHYCRKGTIENEKGETYQLLAGKDGNKDQSYFLCQLSQEQLSKALFPIGELTKPEVREIAAKLDLITADKKDSQGLCFIGKVRLPDFLQQKLQPKEGIIIEVASEADVFNTIETEFPSQEAAFAYQSRKRDYSGQLSKVVGKHQGAHYFTKGQRKGLNVGGTKEALFVIETDVEKNIIYTGQGSNHPGLLKKALYIKNDEVHWVREDLALQAKQTMDVMARIRYRQELQEATLHQFEDGMYVVFKEPQSAITEGQFVAWHKEDEVLGSGVIS, from the coding sequence ATGAAAAGAGTAGTTGTAGGGCTTTCTGGAGGAGTAGACTCTAGTGTTGCGGCCTATTTATTACAAGAGCAAGGTTATGAAGTTATCGGTCTTTTTATGAAAAATTGGCATGATGACTCTGTTACAATATCAAATGAATGTCCTTGGCTAGAAGATAGTAATGATGCGCTTTTAGTTGCTGAAAAACTAGGAATTCCATTTCAAACAGTCGATCTTTCAGAAGAATATAAAGAAAAAATTGTGGATTATATGTTCAATGAATATGAACAAGGAAGAACGCCAAATCCAGATGTTTTGTGTAACCGAGAAATTAAATTCGATGTCTTTATGAAGATTGCATTGTCACTTGGTGCAGATTATGTTGCTACAGGTCATTATTGCAGAAAAGGGACAATTGAAAATGAAAAAGGAGAAACATATCAATTACTTGCTGGAAAAGACGGGAATAAAGATCAATCTTACTTTTTGTGTCAACTATCACAAGAGCAATTATCAAAAGCATTGTTTCCTATTGGAGAATTAACAAAACCAGAAGTAAGAGAAATTGCAGCTAAGTTAGATTTAATTACTGCGGATAAAAAAGATTCTCAAGGACTGTGTTTTATTGGTAAAGTACGTTTACCAGATTTCTTACAACAAAAATTACAACCAAAAGAAGGGATAATTATAGAAGTTGCATCTGAAGCAGATGTTTTTAATACTATAGAAACAGAATTCCCAAGTCAAGAAGCTGCATTTGCTTATCAATCTAGAAAAAGAGATTACTCAGGTCAACTAAGTAAAGTAGTAGGAAAGCATCAAGGTGCACATTACTTCACTAAAGGACAAAGAAAAGGACTAAATGTTGGCGGAACAAAAGAAGCTCTATTTGTTATTGAAACAGATGTTGAGAAGAATATAATTTATACGGGGCAAGGAAGTAATCACCCTGGATTATTAAAAAAAGCATTATATATTAAAAATGATGAAGTGCATTGGGTTCGTGAAGATTTAGCATTACAGGCAAAACAAACAATGGATGTAATGGCAAGAATTCGTTATCGTCAAGAACTTCAAGAAGCAACGTTGCATCAATTTGAAGATGGAATGTATGTAGTTTTTAAAGAACCACAATCAGCAATTACAGAAGGCCAATTTGTTGCTTGGCACAAAGAAGACGAAGTATTGGGTAGTGGTGTAATTTCTTAA
- a CDS encoding fasciclin domain-containing protein translates to MKNFAKLIKLTLIATTFVTMFSCSDDDNVEPVNNSIAGVASRAPQFTTLVAALDKAGLVQTLDQNGPFTVFAPTNDAFDTFLTDNGFASLDDVPVPTLEKILLNHVVNGKFASTDLATGYVSSLAKGSASSTNNLSLFIDLDLTTGVKINGIATVTAANIAATNGIIHQVDKVIGLATIIDHAKANPNFSTLVTVVTSTDSNGNGFGDQSAVATALTTNTAPLTVFAPTNDAFTAATTGSGFAVGATPAQVSKVLQYHVTAAGNVLSTTLTNGQVVSMITDPAQDITIDLSAPSSPKITDTSSSQAGIITVDVQCENGVIHAVDKVLQPVL, encoded by the coding sequence ATGAAAAACTTTGCAAAATTAATCAAATTAACTTTAATCGCTACTACATTTGTAACGATGTTTTCATGTTCTGATGATGATAACGTTGAACCTGTCAATAATAGTATTGCTGGAGTCGCATCGAGAGCACCTCAATTTACTACATTAGTAGCTGCACTAGACAAAGCTGGTTTAGTACAAACATTAGACCAAAATGGTCCTTTTACTGTTTTTGCACCAACAAACGATGCTTTTGATACCTTTTTAACTGATAATGGATTTGCATCATTAGACGATGTACCTGTTCCTACCTTAGAAAAAATATTACTTAATCACGTTGTGAATGGCAAATTTGCTTCTACTGATTTAGCAACTGGATACGTAAGCTCTTTAGCTAAAGGATCTGCTTCATCTACTAATAATTTAAGTCTATTTATAGATTTAGATTTAACAACTGGTGTAAAAATTAATGGTATTGCTACCGTTACAGCTGCAAATATCGCAGCAACAAACGGAATTATTCACCAAGTTGATAAGGTAATAGGTCTTGCTACCATAATTGATCATGCAAAAGCTAACCCAAACTTTTCTACTTTAGTAACTGTTGTTACAAGTACTGATAGCAATGGAAATGGTTTTGGAGATCAAAGTGCAGTCGCGACAGCGTTAACAACCAATACAGCACCATTGACTGTCTTTGCACCAACAAACGATGCTTTTACCGCAGCTACAACAGGAAGTGGTTTTGCTGTTGGAGCAACACCAGCACAAGTGTCTAAAGTATTACAATATCATGTTACAGCTGCTGGAAATGTATTATCCACAACTTTAACAAATGGACAAGTTGTATCAATGATTACAGATCCTGCTCAAGATATTACTATTGATTTGAGCGCGCCAAGTTCTCCAAAAATCACTGACACATCGTCTTCACAAGCAGGAATAATTACTGTTGATGTTCAATGCGAGAATGGTGTTATCCATGCCGTTGACAAAGTATTACAACCAGTACTATAA
- a CDS encoding NAD(P)H-dependent flavin oxidoreductase codes for MNKITQLFNIKYPIIQGGMIWNSGYKLASAVSNAGGLGLIGAGSMYPEVLREHIQKCKKATDKPFGINVPMLYPNIEEIMKIIVDEGVKIVFTSAGNPKTWTSFLKENGITVVHVVSSSKFALKAQEAGVDAVVAEGFEAGGHNGREETTTLTLIPMVRENITIPLIAAGGIATGRGMLAAMTLGADGVQMGSRFAASTESSSHDDFKKTIVETREGDTVLTLKELAPVRLIKNKFFNEVKELYATCPTPEELKTLLGRARAKRGMFEGDLEDGELEIGQIAGLIHDVLPVETIVHNVMSEFQVAKEEINKFDF; via the coding sequence ATGAATAAAATAACCCAACTTTTTAATATAAAATATCCTATAATTCAGGGTGGTATGATTTGGAACAGTGGCTATAAATTAGCAAGCGCTGTTAGTAATGCTGGAGGACTTGGATTAATTGGAGCAGGATCAATGTATCCTGAAGTGCTTAGAGAACATATACAAAAATGTAAAAAAGCAACAGACAAACCTTTCGGAATCAATGTGCCAATGTTATATCCAAACATTGAGGAAATCATGAAGATCATTGTTGATGAAGGAGTTAAAATAGTATTCACTTCTGCTGGAAATCCGAAAACATGGACTTCTTTTTTGAAGGAAAATGGAATAACGGTTGTGCATGTTGTTAGTAGTTCTAAATTCGCATTAAAAGCACAAGAAGCGGGTGTAGATGCTGTTGTAGCAGAAGGTTTTGAAGCAGGAGGACACAACGGAAGAGAAGAAACAACAACTTTAACCTTAATACCAATGGTTAGAGAGAATATAACCATTCCATTAATTGCAGCTGGAGGAATTGCAACAGGAAGAGGAATGTTAGCTGCAATGACGCTTGGTGCAGATGGTGTACAAATGGGAAGTAGGTTTGCAGCATCGACAGAATCAAGTTCTCATGATGATTTTAAGAAAACAATTGTAGAAACCAGAGAAGGAGATACTGTTCTAACCTTGAAAGAACTAGCACCTGTTCGATTAATTAAAAACAAATTTTTTAATGAAGTTAAGGAATTATATGCTACTTGTCCAACTCCAGAAGAACTGAAAACATTATTAGGAAGGGCAAGGGCAAAACGAGGAATGTTTGAAGGAGATCTAGAAGATGGAGAGTTGGAAATTGGTCAAATTGCAGGTTTAATTCATGATGTTTTGCCTGTTGAAACTATTGTTCATAATGTTATGAGTGAATTCCAAGTTGCCAAAGAAGAAATAAATAAATTTGACTTTTAA
- the yidC gene encoding membrane protein insertase YidC, which yields MEEKKFDFKSIIGFVLISGVLMWMMYSNAPTPEEIKEKEKLEQVQKEKKETVTTTTDKLVETVPANDSLSQVKAKEALGSFAYSATLPSAKEEYTEIKNEGLSLKIANKGGYIVDASILGFDQFEKGSKKTVKLIKDNNANLDLVINTADNRVLHTKDMFFEPKYSKEGENEVLTMRLKAGPNQFLEYRYVLKPGKEYMLDFGIRSQGLENVINTSKPIDLEWQLKTFRNEKSISYENRYTELVFEYEGGKDDYLNAAKDSEDEAKDVSYVAFKQHLFTSILLTDTPFKTAKFKSDNLVDDEANDSVFTKNFVAKLPLEVKGGVVNYNMNWYYGPSKYDILNNYDKNLDEIMPLGWGIFGWINRYVFIPVFGFISGIGIGYGISIIIFTILVRIAMSPVTYKSYVSQAKMKVLRPEIAELNEKFKDNAMKKQQETMKLYSKAGVNPMAGCLPALMQMPVFYALFQFFPSMFDLRQQNFLWADDLSSYDALLTWEQNIPVISFITGNHISLFALLAAIAIFFYMKMTTGDQQMSAPTQEGMPDMGKIMKIMIYISPLMMLFFFNNYASGLSLYYFVSNLITIGIMLVIKNYIVKEDKILAKIQENKSKPKTESKFQRKMREMMEQAEAQKKANKK from the coding sequence ATGGAAGAAAAAAAGTTTGATTTTAAATCAATTATTGGATTTGTATTAATTTCTGGAGTTCTAATGTGGATGATGTATTCTAATGCACCAACACCTGAGGAAATAAAGGAAAAAGAAAAATTAGAACAAGTTCAAAAAGAAAAGAAGGAAACAGTTACCACTACTACAGATAAATTGGTAGAAACTGTTCCAGCAAACGATTCATTATCTCAAGTAAAAGCCAAAGAAGCATTAGGTTCTTTTGCCTATTCTGCAACATTACCTTCTGCTAAAGAAGAGTATACAGAAATTAAAAATGAAGGTCTTTCATTAAAAATAGCAAATAAAGGTGGTTATATTGTTGATGCAAGTATTTTAGGATTTGATCAGTTTGAAAAAGGTTCAAAAAAAACAGTTAAACTTATTAAAGACAATAACGCAAACTTAGATTTAGTTATTAATACAGCAGACAATCGTGTTCTTCATACTAAAGACATGTTTTTTGAACCTAAATATTCAAAAGAAGGTGAAAACGAAGTTCTTACGATGCGTCTGAAAGCAGGTCCAAATCAGTTTTTAGAATATCGCTATGTTTTGAAACCTGGTAAAGAGTATATGTTAGATTTTGGAATTCGTTCACAAGGTCTTGAAAATGTTATTAATACATCTAAACCTATTGATTTAGAATGGCAATTAAAAACATTTCGTAATGAGAAAAGTATTTCTTATGAAAACAGATATACTGAATTGGTTTTTGAATATGAAGGAGGAAAAGATGACTATCTAAATGCTGCTAAAGATTCAGAAGATGAAGCAAAAGATGTTTCTTATGTTGCTTTCAAACAACATTTATTTACATCGATACTTTTAACAGATACACCCTTCAAAACGGCTAAATTCAAATCAGATAATTTAGTAGATGACGAAGCAAATGATTCTGTATTTACAAAGAATTTTGTTGCAAAATTACCTTTAGAAGTTAAAGGTGGTGTTGTAAATTATAATATGAATTGGTATTATGGACCTTCTAAATATGATATTTTAAATAATTATGATAAAAATTTAGATGAGATAATGCCATTAGGTTGGGGAATTTTTGGTTGGATTAACCGTTATGTGTTTATTCCTGTTTTCGGATTCATTTCTGGAATTGGAATAGGTTACGGGATTTCAATTATTATTTTTACTATTTTAGTGCGTATTGCAATGTCTCCTGTAACATATAAATCATATGTTTCTCAGGCAAAAATGAAAGTATTACGTCCGGAAATTGCAGAATTGAATGAAAAATTCAAAGATAACGCAATGAAAAAGCAACAAGAAACAATGAAGTTGTATTCTAAAGCAGGTGTAAATCCTATGGCAGGATGTTTGCCAGCTTTAATGCAAATGCCTGTATTCTATGCTTTATTTCAGTTTTTCCCATCGATGTTCGATTTAAGACAACAAAACTTCCTTTGGGCAGATGACTTATCTTCTTACGATGCATTATTAACGTGGGAACAAAATATTCCAGTAATTTCATTCATTACAGGAAATCATATTAGTTTGTTTGCCTTGTTAGCTGCGATTGCTATATTTTTCTATATGAAAATGACAACGGGTGATCAACAAATGAGTGCACCAACACAAGAAGGTATGCCAGATATGGGGAAAATCATGAAAATCATGATTTATATCTCTCCTTTAATGATGTTGTTTTTCTTTAATAACTATGCTTCTGGTTTATCGTTATATTATTTTGTTTCTAATTTAATTACAATCGGAATTATGTTAGTAATTAAAAACTATATCGTGAAAGAGGATAAAATTCTTGCTAAAATTCAAGAAAATAAATCTAAACCCAAAACGGAAAGTAAGTTCCAAAGAAAAATGAGGGAAATGATGGAGCAAGCTGAAGCGCAAAAAAAAGCGAATAAAAAATAA
- a CDS encoding S8 family serine peptidase, translated as MKTQLTFLCLLFSFITNAQEDAWVYFTDKPDATYYMNNPLEMLTQRALDRRTTQNINLDNLDIPIASSYMNQIKNATGITVMAKSKWLNALHIRGSQANIQALTSLGFVDRVLFANHSLNPISKFFNRNYTNKDEGENETLANYNYGNSSNQIQMLNGHLLHQQDFTGQGKVIAVFDAGFPGVNTAAPFQRLFDNDLILGGYNFPDRNTDIYTRNSHGTNVLSTMGGYVDGQLVGTAPDAEYYLFITEDVAGENPVEESYWVEALEMADSLGVDVVNSSLGYADYDNTSYSYAYSQRNGQVGFASRGASLAVSKGIVCVISAGNDGNKTEKHISIPADADNILTIGAVTSTEAYASFSSIGPSFDGRVKPDVCARGQAATVSSTTGNITTSNGTSFSSPILAGMVATFWSAVPNLTAAEVIQFVRESADQFATPDNFKGYGVPDFQLALNNALSTTSFELEIVKIYPNPVNKKLTIESSNNAEGKFTLYNNLGMKVLEINITSISQSVQLDNLSSGIYLYDFSSNNSTLQGKLIKQ; from the coding sequence ATGAAAACACAACTAACTTTTCTTTGTCTATTATTTTCATTTATAACTAATGCACAAGAAGATGCTTGGGTTTATTTTACTGATAAACCTGATGCTACTTATTATATGAATAATCCTCTAGAAATGTTAACGCAAAGAGCATTAGATAGAAGAACAACACAGAATATAAATTTAGATAACCTAGATATTCCAATTGCAAGTTCTTATATGAATCAAATTAAGAATGCAACAGGAATAACAGTAATGGCAAAGTCAAAATGGTTAAATGCATTGCATATTAGAGGTTCGCAAGCCAATATTCAAGCACTAACTTCATTAGGTTTTGTAGATCGTGTTTTGTTTGCTAATCATTCACTTAATCCAATATCAAAATTTTTCAACAGGAATTATACTAATAAAGATGAAGGAGAGAATGAAACATTAGCAAATTATAATTATGGAAATTCGAGCAATCAAATCCAAATGTTAAACGGGCATTTATTGCATCAACAAGATTTCACAGGACAAGGAAAAGTTATAGCTGTTTTTGATGCTGGTTTTCCAGGTGTAAATACTGCTGCTCCTTTTCAGCGATTATTTGATAATGATTTAATTTTAGGAGGATATAATTTTCCAGATAGAAATACAGATATTTATACTCGAAATTCCCATGGAACGAATGTACTTTCTACAATGGGAGGTTATGTTGATGGTCAGTTAGTTGGAACGGCTCCAGATGCTGAATATTATTTGTTTATTACAGAAGATGTCGCAGGAGAAAATCCAGTTGAAGAATCGTATTGGGTAGAAGCTTTAGAAATGGCAGATAGTTTAGGGGTTGATGTAGTAAATTCTTCTTTAGGCTATGCGGATTATGACAATACGAGTTATAGTTATGCCTATTCACAACGTAATGGTCAAGTAGGTTTTGCCTCAAGAGGAGCTTCTTTGGCAGTTTCTAAGGGAATTGTTTGTGTAATTAGCGCTGGTAATGATGGTAATAAAACAGAGAAACATATAAGTATTCCTGCAGACGCGGATAATATATTGACAATTGGTGCAGTGACAAGTACAGAAGCTTATGCTTCTTTTAGTTCCATAGGGCCATCTTTTGATGGTAGAGTAAAACCCGATGTCTGTGCAAGAGGACAAGCTGCCACGGTGAGTAGTACAACTGGAAATATAACTACTTCTAATGGAACTTCGTTTTCTAGTCCAATTTTGGCAGGAATGGTGGCTACTTTTTGGTCGGCTGTACCAAATTTAACAGCGGCAGAAGTGATTCAGTTTGTTAGGGAATCTGCAGATCAATTTGCGACTCCAGATAACTTTAAAGGCTATGGCGTTCCCGATTTTCAATTGGCACTAAACAACGCGCTTTCAACTACTAGTTTTGAGTTAGAAATAGTTAAAATTTATCCAAATCCAGTTAATAAAAAGCTTACTATAGAAAGTTCTAATAACGCTGAGGGAAAATTTACATTGTATAATAATTTGGGAATGAAAGTTTTAGAAATAAATATTACATCGATATCTCAAAGTGTACAACTAGATAATCTATCTTCGGGTATCTATCTTTATGATTTTTCTTCGAATAATAGTACCTTGCAAGGGAAATTAATCAAACAATAA
- the pafA gene encoding alkaline phosphatase PafA: MRKFLVFLALISLIETQTQAQDKPKLVVGIVVDQMKMEYLYRFSDDYSDNGFKRLMNKGYTFHNTHYNYMPTYTGPGHAAIYTGTTPSVNGIVGNNWFNKATGKDMYCTDDATVGTLGNGTDYEGKMSPKNLLSTTITDELKLATNFKGKVIGISLKDRGAILPAGHFADWAFWYSKTGSFISSNYYGDALPDWVTTFNNEKHYEKYLNTQWDLLKPKEVYNESLNDNNPYEGKMFKKTPFFPYNMKEMYENNDAGVLRSTPFGNNLIVDFAKRTIEKEALGKDEVTDFLTVSFSSTDYIGHLLGPRSIELQDAYLRLDQTIAEFLTYLDKTVGKDNYLIFLTADHAGAENVTYLKDNKYDVDNINSKKVINDLETFSKEKYGENVVLEYSNSNVFFNKEIISASNLDIEEVKQSFKEFFYKQKFVRRVYTDNEILAASGSDMYLKFIANGYDPIQNGELVVLEKPGYLEYGSTGTTHGSPYTYDTHVPLIFYGWKITPGKSYNKKAITQIAPTLALKLKITLPNGTEAEVLEEILD, encoded by the coding sequence ATGAGAAAATTTTTAGTATTTCTAGCATTAATTAGCCTAATAGAAACACAAACACAAGCACAAGACAAACCAAAGTTGGTTGTAGGAATAGTTGTAGATCAAATGAAAATGGAATATTTATACCGTTTTTCAGATGATTATTCAGATAATGGATTCAAGCGTTTAATGAATAAAGGATATACGTTTCATAATACGCATTACAATTATATGCCAACATATACAGGACCAGGTCATGCAGCTATTTACACAGGAACAACACCAAGTGTAAACGGAATTGTTGGGAATAATTGGTTCAATAAAGCAACAGGAAAAGACATGTACTGTACCGATGATGCTACTGTTGGAACTTTAGGAAACGGAACGGATTATGAAGGTAAAATGTCGCCTAAAAATCTATTAAGTACTACAATTACTGATGAATTGAAGCTAGCAACTAACTTTAAAGGTAAAGTTATAGGAATTAGTTTGAAAGATAGAGGAGCAATACTTCCAGCAGGACATTTTGCAGATTGGGCTTTTTGGTATAGTAAAACAGGTTCGTTTATTTCTAGTAATTACTACGGAGATGCATTGCCAGATTGGGTAACTACTTTTAATAATGAAAAGCATTATGAAAAATACCTAAACACACAATGGGATCTATTAAAGCCAAAAGAAGTATATAACGAAAGCTTGAATGATAACAATCCTTATGAAGGTAAAATGTTTAAAAAGACACCTTTCTTTCCTTATAACATGAAAGAGATGTATGAAAACAACGATGCAGGTGTTTTGCGTTCAACTCCATTTGGGAATAATTTAATTGTCGATTTTGCAAAGAGAACAATTGAAAAAGAAGCTTTAGGTAAAGATGAAGTTACAGATTTTTTAACGGTTAGTTTTTCTTCTACGGATTATATCGGACATTTATTAGGACCTAGATCAATTGAATTACAGGATGCTTATTTGCGTTTAGATCAAACTATTGCTGAGTTTTTAACGTACTTAGATAAAACTGTAGGAAAGGATAATTATTTAATTTTCTTAACAGCAGATCATGCAGGCGCAGAGAATGTTACTTATTTAAAAGATAATAAATATGATGTTGATAATATTAACTCAAAAAAAGTAATAAACGATTTAGAAACATTTTCAAAAGAGAAATACGGTGAAAATGTAGTGTTAGAATATTCAAATTCTAATGTGTTTTTTAATAAGGAAATTATTTCAGCGAGTAATTTAGATATCGAAGAAGTAAAGCAATCATTTAAAGAATTCTTCTACAAGCAAAAATTTGTAAGAAGGGTATATACAGATAATGAAATCCTTGCAGCTTCTGGAAGTGATATGTATTTGAAATTTATTGCTAATGGTTATGATCCTATTCAGAATGGTGAATTAGTGGTTTTAGAAAAACCAGGATATTTAGAATACGGAAGTACTGGAACTACCCACGGTTCTCCATATACTTATGATACGCATGTGCCTTTGATTTTTTATGGATGGAAAATTACTCCAGGAAAATCGTATAATAAAAAAGCAATTACACAAATTGCACCAACTTTAGCTTTAAAACTTAAAATTACACTTCCAAACGGAACAGAAGCAGAAGTTTTAGAAGAAATTTTAGACTAA
- a CDS encoding calcium/sodium antiporter has translation MNIVFIISGLILLVVGGNWLLKSSVGLSLRLNISKIIVGLTVVSFATSAPEMIVSIKAALDGFPDIALGNVIGSNVGNVGLVLGVILLINSIKIDNSFYVTDWPTKMIASTLLFVFLIIDGGLTRIDGVIFIAVLIVFLIILIRNNKKVQVDLDIPVEENMSYLKIGLFLLIGGLSLWGGSELLVEGAVNLAEKMGVSKRVIAVTVVSIGTSIPELASSIIAAIKKENDISIGNIIGSNIFNILSVLGVTAIIKPIEKVDVRIISQDIYWMLAFAFILLPLVLLPKRGSLNFKSGILLLVAYGVFLYFTVI, from the coding sequence ATGAATATAGTATTTATTATTAGTGGACTAATTCTTTTAGTTGTAGGTGGAAATTGGTTGTTGAAATCTTCTGTAGGGCTTTCACTTCGTCTAAATATTTCTAAAATTATTGTTGGTTTAACTGTGGTTTCTTTTGCAACTTCTGCACCAGAAATGATTGTAAGTATTAAAGCAGCTTTAGACGGATTTCCTGATATTGCTTTAGGAAATGTTATTGGTTCAAATGTTGGAAATGTCGGTTTAGTATTAGGAGTTATCCTTTTAATAAACAGTATTAAGATAGATAATAGTTTTTATGTTACCGATTGGCCTACAAAAATGATTGCTTCAACTTTATTATTCGTTTTTCTAATTATAGATGGTGGATTAACACGAATTGACGGTGTTATCTTTATTGCGGTTTTAATTGTGTTTTTAATTATTCTAATACGAAATAATAAGAAAGTACAAGTAGATTTAGATATACCTGTTGAGGAAAATATGTCCTATTTGAAAATTGGATTGTTTTTATTAATTGGTGGTTTGTCCTTATGGGGAGGTTCTGAACTTTTGGTTGAAGGTGCAGTAAATTTAGCTGAAAAGATGGGCGTAAGTAAACGTGTAATTGCAGTTACTGTTGTCTCTATTGGAACTAGTATTCCAGAGTTAGCTTCATCAATTATTGCAGCAATTAAAAAAGAAAATGATATATCAATTGGAAATATAATTGGATCTAATATTTTCAATATTCTTAGTGTTCTAGGAGTAACAGCAATTATTAAACCAATTGAAAAGGTAGATGTTAGGATAATTAGTCAAGATATATATTGGATGCTTGCTTTTGCTTTCATATTATTACCCTTAGTACTTCTTCCAAAGCGTGGAAGTCTTAATTTTAAATCGGGAATATTGTTGCTTGTCGCATATGGAGTGTTTCTGTATTTTACTGTTATATAG
- a CDS encoding toxin-antitoxin system YwqK family antitoxin — MLIKKIFSSFLLLICCLAYSQSDSNKFDDKGKRHGVWKGNHEKSKRPRYEGTFNHGKETGVFNYFDDTKAGTIIATRDFTKGDGSCYVVFYDQKKNKVSEGRLVNKLSEGEWKYYHFESNQVMTLENYKAGKLNGVKKVYYKSGSLAEESNYVNGELDGVYKKIAENETVLEELNYKKGQLHGDAIYYNGKGIVSLKGQYKNNRKWGYWDTYENGKVVKTEKISKETRKTFKVEKTSDGKLKPTDLKEKNTSDKK, encoded by the coding sequence ATGTTAATAAAAAAAATATTTTCTAGTTTTTTACTTTTAATATGTTGTCTAGCATATTCGCAAAGTGATAGTAATAAGTTTGACGATAAAGGAAAACGTCATGGAGTTTGGAAGGGTAATCATGAAAAGTCGAAACGACCAAGGTATGAAGGAACTTTTAATCATGGTAAGGAAACAGGTGTTTTTAACTATTTTGATGATACAAAAGCAGGTACAATTATAGCAACAAGAGATTTTACTAAAGGCGATGGTTCTTGTTATGTTGTTTTTTATGATCAGAAAAAAAATAAAGTAAGTGAAGGAAGACTTGTAAATAAACTTTCTGAAGGGGAATGGAAATACTATCATTTTGAAAGTAATCAAGTAATGACATTGGAAAACTATAAAGCAGGTAAGCTTAATGGTGTGAAAAAGGTATATTATAAAAGCGGATCACTTGCAGAAGAATCTAATTATGTGAATGGAGAGTTAGATGGTGTTTATAAGAAAATTGCTGAAAATGAAACTGTTTTAGAAGAATTGAATTATAAAAAAGGGCAGTTGCATGGTGATGCTATTTATTATAATGGAAAAGGAATAGTTAGTTTAAAAGGCCAATATAAGAACAATAGAAAATGGGGATATTGGGATACCTACGAAAACGGTAAAGTAGTTAAGACTGAGAAAATATCTAAAGAAACTCGTAAGACTTTTAAGGTTGAAAAAACGAGTGATGGTAAATTAAAACCAACCGATTTGAAAGAAAAAAACACAAGTGACAAAAAATAA
- the proC gene encoding pyrroline-5-carboxylate reductase encodes MRILIIGYGNMGQTYANSFVSSGFVSSSDILILNRSEVDKKNRYSIQKSNFNTKPSIEIFDVDIIILAVKPQDFETLSNNIKAFIRKEHIVLSVMAGVTITSLIKNLNCTKVVRSMPNIPTQIGLGMTVFCASSDIDRKELFIVQNLINTTGKSIYIDKEEMLNAATAVSGSGPAYVFYFMNAMIESAIQLGFSKSEAEFLVSQTFIGAVQLQNRSTLSHQEWINKVASKGGTTESALQVFNANHVNDDIKKGVEAANNRAIELGNKK; translated from the coding sequence ATGAGAATACTTATTATTGGTTACGGGAATATGGGGCAAACTTATGCGAATAGTTTCGTGAGTTCTGGTTTTGTGTCTTCTTCGGATATATTAATTTTAAATAGAAGTGAAGTAGATAAAAAGAATAGATATTCTATACAAAAGTCAAACTTTAATACAAAGCCTTCTATTGAAATTTTTGATGTAGATATCATAATATTGGCAGTAAAGCCTCAAGATTTTGAAACACTATCAAATAATATTAAAGCGTTCATTAGAAAAGAGCATATTGTTTTATCTGTGATGGCAGGTGTTACTATTACTTCATTGATAAAGAATTTAAACTGTACAAAAGTTGTTCGATCAATGCCAAATATTCCTACTCAAATCGGTTTAGGAATGACAGTTTTTTGTGCTTCTTCCGATATTGATAGAAAAGAACTATTCATTGTTCAGAATCTAATAAATACAACAGGTAAATCAATTTACATAGATAAAGAAGAAATGTTGAATGCTGCAACGGCTGTTTCTGGTAGCGGACCAGCTTATGTGTTCTATTTTATGAATGCAATGATAGAATCTGCAATTCAATTAGGTTTTTCAAAGTCAGAAGCAGAGTTTCTCGTTAGTCAAACTTTTATAGGAGCTGTCCAATTACAAAATCGTAGTACTCTTAGTCATCAAGAGTGGATAAATAAGGTAGCTTCTAAAGGAGGAACAACAGAATCTGCTTTACAAGTTTTTAATGCGAATCATGTTAATGATGATATTAAAAAAGGAGTAGAAGCCGCCAATAATAGGGCAATTGAATTAGGAAATAAGAAATAA